From one Chanodichthys erythropterus isolate Z2021 chromosome 3, ASM2448905v1, whole genome shotgun sequence genomic stretch:
- the ppl gene encoding periplakin: MFKRKTAKNTATITEKRLSDTDLATLIDKLQKNADKVEKNIIETEQNLNRDIKKINEGKQPLYQEDTNKRILNSLELLNSLDNDAAQATRLQHPQAEMIEKDMKQLRVRVMKLREDHDRIYHITRSEQVPTVNWGKMIDEKLANVNNKGFGQDLPTIENEVEEHNIFHSEVEALAPYISADRDGVDGQQAKYNKLLASSAARQKNLLSLRDYMQRCTNELYWMDQQAEERITYDWSDNNLDYPARKRQYENFISKCLESKEKTVTQLNEDGEELIEQNHPGKNVIGAHMDAVHADWKEYLNLLICEENHLKNMDDYHKFHKDARDTNDLLKRLETEINQKYNPEFKDMYQMEGLIADLDDQAKAMDHFDERLKNLQKRSLQVLPLKYRRETPQKLLPIEALCEYETNEGSILRGERYTLLRNNGPKWDMKDANGRTMSAPGMCFIIPPTDPEAVAVADNLINQHKSIKQKVASSKSALQTRLAELRKESTGSQDKQEQQCRQLMAGLDKVVSDLDKQEKAIYSRVRPPLEQTRPVQDSADRLQDIKDIATAVRKIEPEKSAKLQEAETFLRSSPKCSSAPQLYSKVDETNKKYNKVDLLLKCAGDKLQNSYKLENSLQNGKALLSTYENKLAREEIAPSDLISLEKTQRELVDIASELRSKRSVITETEQNLRDAKASCSNMANKVQEHCPDIERQEADVQKLTKRFDNLNRQTEARNQCLQRAKTAYANYHNDYDNLNSWLSRVPNYEPRETDDIQQIEAKLKNQRNLLSDITRKESDLNNVSRNAQLYQQAVKDYENEAERFKSILDLEDGLVPQTYKRSRLESPAVKVNREESAIEAKFTEVNAVNKQRLQNLEFAQSLLNQQPEVAIIKQDVQTVRSSAPGEEPWRIKKQLQEEIQRRDQLEREIQSVQTDIYLLEGQKPQDTIVKKELIKKVPDPQLDEEYHRIQQKLLDESRTTRVLESELDTLRIKLRGIETEMKEGAQQYTVKEVLRIERDRGQEEELRRLREELEEVRRLKMVRENEIIQIQKQVTILAEEKSREQEIITEEEVIKVQNDPQLESEYRLLLERKQKEINSRKELEDELRFLQEKLRRLEKEKSMAEEKISIKEVLKVEKDIGLEREVENLRRQYEDENTKRSTSLREKTDLQRKITSLEEEKSKVIFQEKVREIVRPDPKAEAEVANLRLELVEQQRRCRDSEQQLRSFQDELTMLRKRGPQIEYKEIIKEVIKYKTDPETERELEKLRNEIVDKTHQTEKFELEILQLKEEIQRWKDTKPQIQTKEVVNEIIQYREDPKTREEIESLKRKLAEEQRKRLDLENERATNEERIRLKKIDLSQVREKIVQQEVVKMEQDPLLRSECDTFTQNINSEQKQREILKEELIRLQHQKTELDLQLEDLERERRARRDAELEIQRLRVRLNELEIRDKENREKVTVKQKVVLQQDPQQEKEHSILRLQVDEERHKRMLLEKEYNALLHQQEILERTEVREKVVRTEKVQVERDPDAEMDIIRLKKSLEEEERRRRELDQEINNLNSKLSEMEFTNTKSSKELDYIRDESNKLKQENQRLQNELRKLQAEIQITSKETRHITESSPMESSRNLEIRLESLQRELSDLRRIRMEKDEEIEKLQKNLSAMRVKKEQRESHLRRSIVVIDPDTGKEMRPEEAYKLGLIDWKMFVNLQSQECDWEEITVKGPNGESSVLHDRKSGKKFSIDDALRAGNITNRQVQQYHNKEISIQEFGVMLSGRVI; the protein is encoded by the exons GATATCAAGAAGATCAATGAGGGCAAGCAGCCCCTGTACCAGGAGGACACAAACAAGAGGATCCTGAACTCACTGGAGCTACTGAATAGCCTGGATAATGATGCAGCCCAAGCCACTCGTTTGCAGCACCCTCAGGCTGAGATGATTGAGAAGGA TATGAAACAGCTGCGCGTGCGTGTGATGAAGCTCCGCGAGGATCATGATCGCATTTACCACATCACGCGATCGGAGCAGGTTCCCACCGTCAACTGGGGAAAGATGATTGATGAGAAACTG GCAAATGTGAACAACAAAGGATTTGGACAAGATCTGCCCACCATTGAGAATGAAGTGGAGGAGCACAATATTTTCCACAGTgaagtggaggcattggctccGTATATCTCTGCAGACCGG GATGGTGTTGATGGCCAGCAGGCGAAGTACAACAAGCTACTG GCGAGCTCCGCTGCACGTCAGAAGAACCTGCTCAGTCTGAGAGATTACATGCAGCGCTGCACCAACGAGCTCTACTGGATGGACCAGCAAGCTGAAGAGCGAATCACATATGACTGGAGCGACAACAACCTGGACTACCCTGCCCGAAAGAGGCAGTACGAG AACTTCATCAGCAAGTGTCTGGAGTCTAAGGAGAAAACCGTCACCCAGCTGAATGAAGATGGAGAGGAACTTATTGAGCAGAACCATCCGGGAAAAAATGTCATTGGG GCACACATGGATGCCGTGCATGCGGATTGGAAGGAATACCTCAACCTGCTCATCTGTGAAGAGAACCACCTCAAGAACATGGATGACTATCACAAG TTCCACAAGGATGCAAGAGACACCAACGATTTGTTGAAGCGCCTGGAGACTGAGATCAACCAGAAGTATAATCCCGAGTTTAAAGACATGTACCAGATGGAGGGTCTGATTGCTGACCTGGAT GATCAGGCAAAGGCCATGGATCATTTTGACGAGCGACTGAAAAATCTTCAGAAGCGCAGCCTGCAGGTGCTCCCTCTGAAGTACCGAAGGGAGACTCCTCAGAAACTGCTTCCTATCGAGGCTCTGTGTGAATACGAGACTAATGAG GGTTCAATTTTGCGAGGTGAGCGGTATACCCTGCTCAGGAACAATGGGCCCAAATGGGACATGAAGGATGCAAATGGTCGCACCATGAGTGCTCCAGGAATGTGCTTCATAATCCCGCCAACCGACCCTGAGGCTGTGGCTGTTGCTGACAA TCTGATAAACCAGCACAAAAGCATCAAACAGAAAGTAGCCAGCAGCAAATCTGCACTACAAACACGACTGGCAGAGCTGAGGAAGGAGAGTACAGGAAGTCAAG ATAAACAAGAGCAGCAGTGTCGTCAACTGATGGCAGGACTGGATAAAGTGGTCAGTGATCTGGATAAGCAGGAGAAGGCCATTTACTCACGCGTGCGCCCCCCACTGGAGCAAACACGTCCTGTTCAAGACAGCGCTGACAGGCTACAGGACATAAAG GACATTGCTACTGCTGTTCGCAAGATAGAGCCAGAAAAGTCAGCAAAATTACAGGAGGCTGAGACTTTCCTCAGATCCTCTCCCAAATGTTCAAGTGCACCACAGCTCTACTCCAAGGTGGATGAGACtaacaaaaaatacaacaaagtCGATTTGCTGTTGAAGTGTGCAGGTGACaa ATTGCAGAACTCCTATAAGCTGGAGAATTCTCTGCAGAATGGCAAAGCTCTGCTGTCCACCTATGAAAACAAACTGGCAAGAGAGGAGATTGCTCCATCCGACCTCATCTCACTGGAGAAGACCCAGCGCGAGTTGGTG GACATTGCATCTGAGCTGAGGAGCAAAAGATCTGTTATCACAGAGACTGAGCAGAACCTGAGAGATGCCAAGGCCAGCTGCAGCAATATGGCCAACAAAGTGCAAGAACATTGCCCTGATATTGAGAGGCAAGAGGCTGATGTTCAGAAACTCACCAAACGCTTTGACAACCTAAACAGACAGACTGAAGCCAG AAACCAATGTCTGCAAAGAGCCAAAACCGCCTACGCCAACTACCACAATGACTATGACAACCTCAATAGCTGGCTTTCTCGAGTACCAAACTATGAGCCACGAGAAACTGATGACATCCAACAGATTGAAGCAAAACTGAAAAATCAAAGA AATCTGCTCTCTGACATCACAAGAAAGGAATCAGACCTGAACAATGTGTCAAGAAATGCACAGCTTTATCAGCAAGCAGTCAAG GACTACGAAAATGAAGCGGAACGGTTTAAATCCATCCTTGACCTTGAAGATGGCTTGGTTCCCCAGACATACAAAAGGAGCAGACTTGAATCTCCTGCCGTGAAAGTGAACAGAGAG GAATCTGCAATTGAGGCAAAATTCACTGAAGTGAATGCTGTGAACAAGCAGAGACTGCAGAACCTAGAGTTTGCTCAAAGCCTTCTTAACCAG CAACCAGAAGTTGCAATAATCAAGCAAGATGTCCAGACTGTGAGATCATCAGCCCCAGGTGAAGAGCCCTGGAGAATCAAAAAACAGCTTCAGGAAGAAATTCAGCGCAGAGACCAACTGGAAAGGGAAATTCAAAGTGTACAGACTGACATCTATTTACTTGAGGGCCAGAAGCCACAGGATACAATCGTCAAGAAAGAGCTCATCAAGAAGGTGCCTGACCCTCAACTGGATGAAGAATATCATAGGATCCAGCAGAAGCTCTTAGACGAAAGCAGGACCACTCGAGTCTTAGAGAGTGAACTGGACACTCTTCGTATAAAGCTGCGTGGGATTGAGACCGAAATGAAAGAGGGAGCTCAGCAGTATACAGTCAAAGAGGTTCTCCGTATTGAGAGGGACAGGGGGCAGGAGGAGGAACTCAGGAGACTAAGAGAAGAGCTAGAGGAAGTCAGGCGGCTAAAGATGGTCAGAGAGAATGAAATCATTCAGATTCAAAAGCAAGTGACTATTCTTGCAGAGGAGAAAAGCAGGGAGCAGGAAATCATCACTGAGGAGGAAGTCATTAAGGTTCAAAACGACCCTCAACTTGAGAGCGAGTACAGACTACTGCTTGAAAGgaaacaaaaagaaataaacagcCGAAAGGAACTTGAAGACGAGCTTCGATTCTTGCAGGAGAAATTAAGGCGTCTTGAAAAGGAAAAATCAATGGCTGAGGAAAAGATCTCCATCAAAGAAGTCCTGAAAGTTGAGAAAGATATTGGTTTGGAGAGAGAGGTCGAGAATCTGAGAAGACAGTATGAAGACGAAAACACAAAGCGCAGCACTTCGCTGAGAGAGAAAACAGACCTTCAACGCAAGATTAccagtctggaggaagagaagTCGAAGGTCATCTTTCAGGAGAAAGTCCGTGAGATTGTTCGACCTGATCCAAAGGCGGAAGCGGAGGTGGCAAATCTTCGACTTGAACTGGTGGAGCAGCAGAGAAGGTGCAGAGATTCAGAGCAGCAACTGAGGTCCTTTCAGGATGAACTGACAATGCTAAGAAAGAGAGGCCCACAAATTGAATACAAAGAGATTATCAAAGAGGTCATCAAATACAAGACTGACCCAGAAACCGAAAGAGAACTGGAGAAACTCAGGAATGAAATTGTGGACAAAACCCACCAAACAGAGAAGTTCGAGTTGGAGATCCTCCAACTCAAAGAGGAGATTCAAAGATGGAAAGACACCAAGCCTCAGATTCAGACCAAAGAGGTTGTAAATGAGATCATCCAATACAGAGAAGATCCTAAAACCAGGGAGGAGATTGAGAGTCTCAAGCGGAAACTGGCTGAGGAACAGAGGAAACGTTTGGACCTGGAAAACGAAAGGGCTACAAATGAAGAAAGGATCAGGCTTAAGAAGATCGACTTGTCACAGGTGAGGGAAAAGATTGTCCAGCAAGAAGTAGTGAAGATGGAGCAGGATCCACTCTTGAGGTCAGAATGTGACACCTTCACTCAAAATATCAACAGTGagcagaaacagagagagatcTTGAAAGAGGAGCTGATAAGGCTGCAGCATCAAAAGACTGAACTGGATCTCCAGCTCGAGGACCTGGAACGCGAACGCAGAGCCCGCAGAGATGCTGAGCTTGAAATTCAGAGGTTGAGAGTGCGGCTTAATGAACTAGAGATTAGGGACAAGGAAAACAGAGAAAAGGTTACAGTAAAGCAAAAGGTTGTACTCCAGCAGGACCCTCAGCAAGAAAAAGAGCACTCCATCCTTCGTCTTCAGGTTGACGAGGAGAGGCACAAGCGCATGCTCTTGGAGAAGGAGTACAATGCCTTGCTGCACCAACAAGAAATACTTGAGCGAACGGAAGTGCGTGAAAAAGTTGTGCGAACTGAAAAAGTGCAAGTTGAGCGAGACCCAGATGCCGAGATGGACATCATACGGCTAAAGAAAAGCCTTGAAGAAGAGGAAAGGCGACGTCGTGAGCTGGACCAAGAGATTAACAACCTAAACTCGAAGCTTTCTGAGATGGAGTTTACCAATACAAAATCATCTAAAGAGCTCGACTACATTCGCGATGAAAGCAACAAGCTGAAGCAGGAGAACCAGCGCCTACAGAACGAATTAAGGAAGCTTCAAGCTGAAATCCAGATCACATCAAAGGAAACCAGGCACATCACTGAGTCTTCTCCGATGGAGAGTAGCAGGAACCTGGAAATTCGATTGGAATCCTTGCAAAGAGAACTCTCTGACCTTAGACGCATCAGAATGGAGAAGGATGAAGAGATCGAAAAGCTTCAGAAGAATCTCTCTGCAATGAGAGTGAAGAAGGAGCAGCGAGAAAGTCACCTCCGCCGCTCAATTGTCGTCATCGATCCAGACACCGGAAAGGAGATGAGGCCTGAGGAGGCTTACAAGCTCGGTCTAATTGACTGGAAAATGTTCGTCAACCTTCAGAGTCAAGAGTGCGACTGGGAGGAGATCACCGTCAAGGGTCCGAATGGCGAGTCCTCCGTTCTCCACGACAGAAAATCAGGCAAGAAGTTTTCCATTGATGATGCTCTGAGGGCAGGAAACATCACAAACCGTCAGGTGCAACAATATCACAACAAAGAGATAAGCATCCAGGAGTTCGGTGTCATGCTGTCAGGCAGAGTCATATAA